DNA from Electrophorus electricus isolate fEleEle1 chromosome 5, fEleEle1.pri, whole genome shotgun sequence:
AAACACTGATCTGAATTCACAATGGCAATCTTTGTTCCTATAAACTATGAGATAATTTCAACTCTCTGTGCTCAACTGTGTGCAAACACTAAGTTTGATTAATGACAAAATCAGTAACATTAGGCAGGAAATTCAGATTAAGCAACTAGCTGCTACAAATCAGATGCTTACTCTAACCCATGTGGATTTTAATATGATCATTACCAGAGGAGCAGCTGCAATCCTTTAGATCTATTTAGCAGGCTGAGCTAGATTTGTTGATCTGCTCATCAAAATGTACTTCTTCACTTGACCCAGTACCTGCCCATTTACTAAAATAGACTAGGGGAATATCCTCTTGCGTTTGAGCAGCGAGTTACCTCTCTCTGCCAAAGCCAGAGGATGGCTCTGTGCCATCCTCATAGCTCAATCTTGACTGCATCTCCGTAAGGAGTACCTTCGTCGAGAGTTGGGGTCCAGTGGTGGTCGATCATTCTGTGATGGCCCGaatgccgcagggcaaggagcaggacacacagacatctCTTGATGATGACGGACATTTATTGAACACGAGACACAAACGATaaacaacaatggcactcacacataaagtGCTGAACAACGGGATACATACAATAGTACAGATCTGTGAATTCCAGCATGAACATGAATCTGAACATGAACATTGACATTGGTCTAAAGGATTCCAGCTGCTCCTCTGGTAATGAcaaacaacatgctacacaacaCTAGTATTATGGTATTTTGGGCCCCATCACTCCACCACTAAAGCCTTTTTAAGGCCCTTGTCAGTCATGGGCCATTAGAATCATCTTCAATGCCCCCCATAAGTGCTCCTCGTTACAGCAGATATGCGAaagaaaaagtggaaaaaaagttATTATAAAATGAAAGGCTTGTTATTATGTTATACCTAAGTTTACACAGCCCATTTTACATCAAATGGGGCAGTCATGTCATTTTTACACTATAGCCACATACAgttgtgtgaaaaagtgttttcccccttcctgatatcttatgtttttgcatgtttgtcacaattaaatgtttcagatcagcaaacaaatttaaatattagacaaagataacacaagtaaacacaaaatgcagtttttcaataaaggtttttattattaaggggaaaaaatccaaacctacttggtcctgtgtgaaaaagtgattgcctccctgttaaaacataatttaactgtggtttatcataTCTTTGGCTGCCacattactgccacacctgttctcaatcaagaaatcacttaaataggacctacctgacaaagtgaagtagaccaaaagatcctcaaaagctagacagcatgctgcgatccaaagaaattcaggaacaaatgagatacaaagtaattaaGATCTATCAGTCTAGAAAATGTTacaaagccatttctaaagctttgggactccagcgaaccacattGAGAGCTATTATtcacaaatggcgaaaacatggaacagaccaaaattaccccaagagcatagcgacgactcatccaagaggtcacaaaaggcCCCACAACAACAGTGAatgaactgcaggcctcacttgcctcagttaaggtcagtgttgatgactccaccataagaaagagacagggcaaaaatggcctgcatgacagagttccaagatgaaaaccactgctgagcaaaaacaacataaagGCTCagctcagttttgccagaaaacatcttgatccCAAGACTTTTTGCAAAATACTCTGTAGACtcacgagacaaaagttgaactttggaaggtgtatgttcCATTACATCTGtcgtaaaagtaacacagcatttcagaaaaggaacgtcataccaacagtaaaatatggtggtggtagtgtgatggtctggggctgttttgctgcttcaggacctggaagatttgctgtggtaaatggaaccatgaattctgctgactaccaaaaaaatcctgaaggagaatgtctggccatctgtttgtgacctcaagctgaagagcacttgggttctgcagcaggacaatgatccaaaacataCCAGTGAGTCCACCTCTGACTGGcttgagaaaaacaaaatgaagactttggagtggcctagtcaaagtcctgacctgaatccgattgagatgcatgatcttaaaaaggcagttcatgctcgaaaaccctccaatagaactattctgcaaagatgagtgggccaaaattcctccacagcactgtaaaagactcattgccagttttCGCAAACaattgattgcagttgttgctgcgaAGGGTGgtccaaccagttattaggtttaggggacaatgactttttcacacagggccatgtaggtttggattttttttttcctttaataattaaaaaccttcatttaaaaactgcattgtgtttacttgtgttctttgtctaaaattttaaatttgtttgatctgaaacatttaagtgtgacaaacatgcaaaaacataagatatcaggaagggggtaaacactttttcacaccactgtatgctCCCATCATTCTCCATTCTAAAAAGGTTTGTTAGAAATGTTTTGTGATTGGGGAAGTTCATCAAACTAGGTTGCTAAGTAACCCAAATGTTTTCCCTGAATTTTAACAACCAGCATGTCCATAACCTGAATTTTCATATTAAATTGATTACAAATTGCCAAATTTtcctgtttgatttttttttttaccctaatttttaaaattacattacctTAATTTTCAAAATGCTGATACTTCATATGAAAGATTTGTGTAGTATGtacaataatgaaacaatttatGGAATGCAGTAAAAATTGCATCATCACTCCTAATTAGCCACAGTAACTACCCTAGGACATATACGCAGGGGTGCAGAATCTTTCGATGGCCCAAACACAGGGTACAGCTTCTCTGTGAATATGTCCTTGAAGGTGAATATCACAGCACCATCACTGGGGTCACTGAATGTCACCTCACCTTTCTCATAGTCTAGATTTACTTTTATTCTCTGAGGCCTCTTCCTAAAATCCAAATGAATCTCTGGCAATGTGCCTGCATAAAACTCTCTTTTACGAATGACAATTGTGTACAGGCCCTCCTTTGGGCACACTGAGAAATGGCCCTTCCTCTGGACGGATGCACGAGCCACACCGATACGACAATTAGGCTTGTAGCCCACTTCCACTTCCCAGCTGTGGTTGCCGCTGTCGTAGCCTTCTGCCCCCAGGACAAACACATAGAGGTCAAAGCGCTCTGGATTCGCGGGGATGGATGTACCCCTTATGCTGTAGCTCATGCTAGTTAGCTCCTCAGAGAGCGAGAGCTGGGGATGGGCAGAGAGGGGCTCCAACCATAACGGAACTGAAATATTATGAATATTAGATACAATTCTGATCTCATCTGAAGCAGCTATTAGTTCTATTACAATTCaatggggggggaaaaaaatcgaTAAAAGCAAAGTTCATTTAGCATAAGCAAACACTACAGAGTGTAGTTATCCCCAAAATATCCAGATATCTGCAATAGTCAGAGTAATTATGACTAATGATTGAAATAAGTAGATTACAGATCTTTTTAAACACTGCCACAAGTTTAGTTAACTGCTCATTACCACAGACAATCTCTGAAAAACAGGTTTATAACCTAATTTAGTATGGAACAAGTTTCCCCATGGTGTAACCTATACCATATGCATGGGGAGGAAGATAAAGAGCTGCACTAAAAATGCCAGATAAAACTTTGTATGTTAGATATACTTTATGTGTGTTAAATATGTCATGGGTGGCATGGTTAGCTCCTGTAGCTCAGGTGAGCTACATGGACCATTTGCATTAGCTATTCTCTAGCAATTTATCAGTAAGTAAAGCCACTTTTGGCCATTTCTGTAAGGCAAGACACTCAACTCAACAGTGATCAATAATGGGCACTTTACATTTCACAGAAGCAagcaatatacagtatatgttaAATTTCAAGgagtttctcattttgtttgtcatttctcCATCTATCACCTGGTCAttctaatgctaatgctaaaggTTAACATTAATAGAATATCACAGTCTCCTTCTTTTGCATCACATACACTCTATGctattgctttgtttttgtttttattttaaaatagccTAGGAATACATAATAaggactaaataaataaactaactGTAGAAAAGTTATCTATCTGCAGGCCCAACAGCCTATACAGTGATCAATGCACTTGAAGTCCCCTATATCCCTCAGTCCATACACTGCCCATTGAACACCTGGGCCAGTCCATCCACAGGTGAATTATGAATGAATTATTAGTACAAATGGCTCTGAAAAGAAAGTTATTTGctgaaaagcaaagaaaacctTTCATGATAGTAACGATGCATTGTGTGACTACATCAAACAATTTATCCAATCTCATTTGGCAGCTGCTTGTGGCTAATCCACAGTAATAATCTTTAAGCAGTGCTGCAAGGTCTATTCTTCATGCTGCCTTTTCAACAATGCCAGCTGGGTCTTTGGATGGCCCACTTTCTTAAGCAACTCCTGATAGCTCATTCTTCTTTTGTATGAGGAATGACAATCCTTTGCTTTGTGTCCATTCTTtgtacacacaaaacaagcaatGCCCTGTGCAGCATTTTGCAATGTGATCCTTTTTTCCACACTTATAACAAATTACAACTTTCATTGAAATGTCTGTTGTGAATCTCTTCATGCTGTGATAGAAATTACTGGATGATCAGTTCCTAGTCTGCATTCAAAGGTGGTACATTGTCACTTTTATTAACATCCTCCATTTAATCAAGTCATTCCCGACAATGCCAAGTAGAACCTCTTTCTTTGCacctctgtctgctgtttggTTAAGAACAGTTTATGATGGTGCATTACTAAAATGTGGGGAAGGCAATACATAATATGTAAGCATGCTTCTCAACCACATGAACTGTATGAATTTACTAGATACTCCAGATTTGGCAAGAGTTGTACTGGATCACTTTCAAGACTTTAAAATGCATGACTAATTTCACCAGACTTCGAAGATCCGTATGAGATAGCTAACTAACAGCTGGGGCATTTGCAATTCCGGGATCGTTGTCTTTCTCATGTTAGCCCAGGCACTGATTCTTGTTTAAGTGAGTGATAATGGAGTTTCATTACCTTTGCCTGACAATACTCAGTTAGCCACTCTTGGTCCCAATTTACAATTGATGGCTATTGTTTTCTGGCCCATAGAGAAGAATTGACAGGTATGATAATTAAGCCATTTGATGCTGCTGTTTGGCTAGTCAAATCTAATATGGATCTAATAAGAATTTACATTTCTTATGGTATATCTGCATGTTTTTGGTGTTTAGGtgggaaattattttaaataagattaagcacacataataaacacaaatgttctGTTTGTAATTTTGTGTAGTTCACATCTGATTACAAATGCTTTTGGAACATTACAAGTTATACAACATATATGACCCAtttatgtgtttaaatgtttgtttatgatcATAAGTGCTTGCCTCAAGCAAGTTGTTTGTGcttcttaaatgtttttgtctttggtaGAGAGCAGTTCACTGCAGACGTGGGACACAGATTAAGATACATTTAGCCTGGAGTATCCCGTTAAAAGGTCAACACAAATTGCTAATTACATTATCTGCTCTATGAAAGACCTAAAACAGCATCCGATAATCTCATCAAATAATCACAGCATGACCAAATGTACTTACCATACTGGATAATACTCAGCATTTTTTTCCAGACATGGTATTTAAGCAAATTCAGGTGCCTGGCAACATCTATTAGAGGCACAGGAATAGGTGCAGGAGCCTGCATATTGTCCTGCACtctagaaaaataaatgaagaagcACACCACAGCTGAGAGGAGTAAAGCAAAAATCTGTTAACTGGGGATATCAGAGGTGgaaatttaatatatttaaaaagctaGTGAGATCAGATGTTTTACTCTAGTTTGCCTTGTTGTTCTAGAACAAGTGTGGGGAATCTTATGTGCTAACACTCAGTGTAACTAGGAGTGACACCAAGTGTAACCAATCAATTGTTTGATAATTGAGACCAACAGATTAATCAAGTGGAATCATGTGTGCTCCCGCTTGGTTGGAACTAAAACCTACAGCTTTACCCTTTACCCTATGCAGACTGTACATCCATCCAtggcataaaacaaacaaagaacacacacctTACTGTTATTCACAAAGCAAgttcaaatacatttaacttTCTTCTTCTAGGTAAATACTCTTTCATGGTTTGACCACATTAGTAGCTGTCACTACTCCCATAGAAAAAGCCATAGAAAAGGTTTAGTGTCATTAAACTGTTGCCACTGTAGGCCACTCTGAGATCAGTGGTTAAATCATGATTccacataaataaatcacactcaGGGCATGTGGTAGGATACTCcaagacaaaagacaaactATTCAAGTACAGATTTGACATTCACGGCTGACTAGCTGTGTGAAAACTGTGGCTGACAGTGTATGAAGAGGAAGAGTCAGTAATAAAAAGGGATAATATCTCACAAAGGTGCTAGACATGGCCAGTTAAGCAACTTTTAAACATATATCCTGCATAGTGACCCATTTTAAGATATGTCTACTCATGGTTGGTAATcatgtgacaaaaaaaatatgctaaaagctccatgcccccccccccccccactgccaTTTCAGCTGGGGGACCCATCtgtatgaaaattaaataatgtaaatatggcTTTGGCTAAACTGTTGTTTTAGCTTAAACAAATTGTGACTTACATGGTCTTTGTCTTGTTGAAGCTCTGAaagcaatatatataaaaatacattttgagctATAGCCAAGTCATACCTATAAATTACACACTTAGTCTCTTATATTAAAGCAAGTACTGCAtttcataacattttataattaaatacattaatgttCTTGTGAGTCATAGTGATTCTGTGAGTACATTGGCTCTAACTCACCAGAAGGAAAGAAATGTCCTCTGCCTTCATCTCATTCTCAATGCTCCTTATAGACTCTGAGATGGAGTCCAACTTTCTGCTGATGTTCTGGACAGTTATCTCAAGCATTTGgttcttctctgtctcctcctctctgagcTTGGCTATGCGTGCTTCTTCCTCCTGATGCAGAAACTTGTGCAGCTTTTCAAACTCCTGCTTTATTTGTGCCTCTGTTTGATTAGCTTGGTTCTGCAAGAAGATCAGGACAAAACCTTCTGAATATCCTACCTTCAAAACCATCTCCacttaaaaaaatcaacaactGAATAAATGATTATCTAATTAGGATTGGGCCTTCAGCATTTTGCAATTTTCCCATATTGTAAGCTTCCCATCATATAGAAATGTATCACCTTATGATTTTTCTTTCAACTTGTACTCATGTAATATAACTGAGGCCTTCATACATCACTTGAGATGTGGAGGCTGGGTAGAAGAAGCTGTATTAGATCACTCTGGTTATAGTCAATTCCCATAAGTAGCAGACAAAGTAGGTGGCAAATTGATAAATATAAGTAACactgtataaaaacaaaatgataacTAAGCTTGTTAGGGAGAGCAATACGTCACTTTAATGTATGCTGCAGTAGAATTACAactttgtttgattttttcCAAAATTTCCAACTTCTCCTTTAATGGATGTAAGGCTGCCATCAGATCAtcctgaggaaaaaaaaaaacagaaaaaaagcctGAACAAACTACTAGACAGTAGatgattaaacaaaaaaggCTCTCAAACAAAAAGTCTTCTCATGTATATATGaggaagtgagagtgagaaatgCAAGaatgagaacgagagagagaagagctaTTTAAACTAACATTTTCCACCTCAGTCTCAGCAACCCACACTTTATACTTTTGCCCTACCCCAGCTTCAAATGCACCTGGCTGGTCCACTAAAAATATGGAGTACCTGGTACAGGAGGTATATTAGAGCAAAAAATGTGGACTGTTTGACTTTAGAAACTGGGTTGAGAAACACTGGTTTAAATGACCAAACTAACTTGATTTGGTGTTTAGCTTTGCTACAGAGTTATGTCTGTGTTCCTCTTTTTGCTGTGAATCTGACAAATCTGTTACATGTAAAATGGTAAACGTCCTGCATCAAAAAGCATTAACTTGGTAGAAACCTTAAAACTTGAATGTTGCTCATATTGCACTAATCACCCGATAATGCATAAAGGGCTAGATGAATCAGATGTGTTAGAGCAGACTAAAGTAGGCCCAATTTTTCAAAGGTGTATTAGATAGACAGCAATACTGCTCTAGAGCGTCAAGTCTCTTGCGTTaccagaaatgtatttttaacttGCCTTTTTTTCTTGAATCGCTTCCGTCAGTTTACAGAATTTATGTTCTCGATGTTTTGTTGAACCAACACAATCAACGCACACCGGCTCATCGTCATGCTTACAGAAGAGTTTGAAGCTTTCCTGATGGAGATCACAAAGTGCTCTCTCGTTTGCgtgttgtttacttttttctttcttaaaaatCTCGCATACTTGTTTTAACGCCAGATTTAATGGAGGGAAATCTTTCGATGACTTTCGCCGGCACAATGGAcattcttttgctctctttttaGCCCATGCATCGCTCAAGCACTCCTTGCAGAAACTGTGGCTGCAAGAGAGTAAAACAGGATCGTTAAATATTCCACAACAAATCGAACAAGATAACTCTTCTTCAAAAGAGGCCATTATCGGTGACACACGAACACTAATTTGCAGAGAAATCTATTTTATCCAACAAGCACTATTGGTATGCGTATGGAAATTTGAAACATAGACgcttcagtttcagtttcataTTGTAACAATGTTATGCCGATTTCCGACCCTCCGGCAGAAtctatggaaagccaaagtagtCAATATTCAAAGTAGtcaatatatgaaatattatatgaaatcatatatatatatatatatatatatatatatatatatatatatatatatatatatatatatatatatatatatatatatatagatagatagatagatagatagatagatagattatacTCACATGTATAGTAGGTCTGTGGAAGATAAGTGGAGCCCCTCtgtgtgttggcagactactaCTGGACGCTGAAAAGGGATGCTCCTGAGAccaaatattcatattcaaatatctgtaatatataatatatataatatatattttgttgccCGATGTTATTAAATGAAGTAACTCGctacttgagtagtctttttaatggacactttcttacttttagttaagtaataatttaattgactacttttacttctacttaagtaattaatattttaaagtaacagtacttttacttgagtataTTTTTTGACTACTCTACCAGCCTCTGGCTCTAATCACCTCTTCAGCATAGATACCGATGCCagatgtgtgtattatttattggtaataaaatgtgattagtactgaaatgtattttgtaatgGTGTGAGGGAGGCAAGATGACAAGGCGAGGCATGGCAAGGCAAGTCTAAATGTCAAACTGAAGTGGAACATGAAAAGGAGGGTCTGCCTCTAGAAAACGTCAAAGCGATCATGGTGGTGAATCCAGACTTTACATAATGTAACTATGAATGTCATGCCtaaaaatatgtgcatttatatttaacTGTTCAACTGAGGTCATGTTCAGTTTTTGTActtagggcagtggtagctcacttaaggttaaggtactcaactagtaatcagaaggttgctagttcaagccctgcttctgctaagttgccactgttgggcccctgagcaaggcccttaacccccaATTGCTCAAATcgtacttagtcataattgtaaattgctttggctaaaagcataagataaatgtaatgtactttttacaaactaaaattaaaatgcaattatCTCAGACTCTAGGACCTTCCTAAATTTTGTACTAGGGAAATTAGGGAATAGGGaagttaaaaataacaaagctGTTTGCTATTTTGTTTATAGGTTAGATTGCATTATATTGCAAGAAAACTGATTTTTGTGCTGTTTCTAGCTAGAAACTGCTAGACTGTCACACAAGACAAACATCAAAATTAGACTCTGagcatattttgtgtttcacATGCACATTACCACTGAACCACAATAtaacatacagtggtgtgaaaaagtgttttcccccttcctgatatcttattgttttgcatgtttgtcacacttaaatgtttcagatcatcaaacaatgttttgttttgttgttgtggagTCTTTaatgacctcttggatgagtcgtcacgctcttggggtaattttggttggcTGGCCATTCCTGGGAatgttcaccactgttccatgttttcgccatttgtggataatggctttcactgtggttcgctgaagtcccaaagctttagaaatggctttatagccttttccagactgatagatctcatttactttgaatctcatttgttcctgaatttctttggatcgcagcatgctgtctagcttttagGGATctttttggtctacttcaccttgtcaggcaggtcctatttaagtgatttcctgattgagaacaggtgtggcagtaatcaagcctgggtgtggctagagaaattgaactcatctttccaaagatgtgataaaccacaattaatttctgttttaaggggggggggggcaagtaggtttggattttttcccttaataataaaaaccttcatttaaaaactgcattttttgtttactttgttatCTTGTTATCTAATAcataaatttgtttgatgatctgaaacatttaaatgtgacaaacatgcaaaaacataagatatcaggaagggggcaaacacttttttacaCCACTGTATGTGGCTATAGTGTAAAAATTACATGGCTGCCCCATCTGGTGTAAAATAGGCTGTGTAAACTTAGGTGGCTCACCCTGAGAGCACTCAGTTGACATATAGAGTCCTGCTAAGGTGTAATCACTTGCAGGTAAAACTATCAGTGTCATAAAGCACAGAGGCTCTGAGGAGTCCTACAGACCCTCGACTGGTACAATTACAACCAGTATCCAGGTTTGGACTCTGCAGGGTCCTATTATCTGTATTGGGACTTCCGGGAGGGCTACGGGGATTACAAACGGAGTGAGGAGTACCACAACATCAGCCTCTGGTTGGACTCGGAGGTCGACCGCTTGGAGGATCTAgtaatggaggtggaggaggccctcGAGGAGGATTCCCCCTCTGCGATGGACACGTAGTTGGCAGATTCCGAGAACGACAAGCCTCCGGtgcccaaggctccgcccaaGGCACGCCACACTAGAGTGAGCAAGCTGCCACGCGTGACTCGCAGAGAAGCGTCATCGTCGTCATCTGAGGACACTCCCTTACCTAAGGTACACAGCCCCAGAGCTTGTGTGCCTACGCGCAAGCCTCAAGGATGCAAGAAGGAGGTGTAAACAGTGCCCgtcccagagacaggcaaaacagctGGTGTGCTTCCTGAGGCGTCTGCCAGAAAAGCCGCTGCCACCCAAATCGGCAAAGGTCAATCCCCCACAGGCTAGTTGGACTTCGATCCAGCTgacgactgggggacaggcTGTGGTTCCTGCCAGCCTCCTCTGGACTTTTTCATAACCCTTTGTATAATTTTGTCAtgtacctgtccctgtcactgtaCCAGTCCCTGTCACACTtaatgtgcccatcactctgtttccctttgtgtctgtgcctgttcctgtcagtgtgtccgtccctgtgtctgttgttgtctcGGTCCCTGTCTTccccccctctgtcctgctcgcaCTGGCCCGTGTTGGGTAGCTCGGTCCTCCGGCCTTACCATTTGGCATTGGTGTCACGCTGTTGATGAGGGGCTATGTCATGGTAAGGCCCTTCAtcccagacgtgtgtgtgtgtgtgtgttcgtttgtatggccatgccctccctgtgtttcacaacTGCTCCTCG
Protein-coding regions in this window:
- the LOC113574460 gene encoding nuclear factor 7, brain-like, with product MASFEEELSCSICCGIFNDPVLLSCSHSFCKECLSDAWAKKRAKECPLCRRKSSKDFPPLNLALKQVCEIFKKEKSKQHANERALCDLHQESFKLFCKHDDEPVCVDCVGSTKHREHKFCKLTEAIQEKKDDLMAALHPLKEKLEILEKIKQSCNSTAAYIKNQANQTEAQIKQEFEKLHKFLHQEEEARIAKLREEETEKNQMLEITVQNISRKLDSISESIRSIENEMKAEDISFLLSFNKTKTIVQDNMQAPAPIPVPLIDVARHLNLLKYHVWKKMLSIIQYVPLWLEPLSAHPQLSLSEELTSMSYSIRGTSIPANPERFDLYVFVLGAEGYDSGNHSWEVEVGYKPNCRIGVARASVQRKGHFSVCPKEGLYTIVIRKREFYAGTLPEIHLDFRKRPQRIKVNLDYEKGEVTFSDPSDGAVIFTFKDIFTEKLYPVFGPSKDSAPLRICPRVVTVAN